From one Pseudomonas sp. S35 genomic stretch:
- a CDS encoding 5'-nucleotidase: MANGLGDKLVLAISSRALFDLSDSHKVYLAHGVEAYRKYQIEHEEEILEPGDAFPLVKKLLSFNASLGRARVEVVLVSRNSADTGLRVFNSIQHYGLDISRAAFVGGRSPYPYLAAFGCHLFLSTHAEDVRNALEAGFAAATILSGGLRRASSEELRIAFDGDAVLFSDESERVYQAGGLAAFQASERESARQPLHGGPFKGFLAALNLLQREFADEACPIRTALVTARSAPSHERVIRTLREWDIRLDESLFLGGLEKSAFLEAFAADVFFDDQAGHCEKAREVVATGHVPHGISNEVRIQAES; this comes from the coding sequence ATGGCAAACGGATTGGGCGACAAGTTGGTACTGGCGATCTCGTCACGAGCGCTGTTCGACCTGAGCGACAGTCACAAGGTCTATCTGGCCCATGGGGTGGAGGCGTACCGCAAGTACCAGATCGAGCACGAGGAGGAAATCCTCGAACCCGGCGATGCCTTCCCGCTGGTCAAGAAGCTGCTGAGCTTCAATGCCAGCCTCGGCCGTGCCCGGGTCGAGGTGGTGTTGGTGTCGCGCAACAGCGCAGACACCGGCCTGCGTGTGTTCAACTCGATCCAGCATTATGGCCTGGATATTTCTCGCGCCGCTTTCGTAGGAGGGCGTAGTCCTTATCCTTATTTGGCGGCGTTTGGTTGCCATCTGTTTCTTTCGACCCATGCTGAAGACGTGCGCAATGCCCTTGAGGCGGGTTTCGCCGCCGCGACGATTCTGTCGGGCGGTTTGCGCCGGGCATCCAGCGAAGAATTGCGGATTGCCTTTGACGGTGATGCCGTGTTGTTTTCCGACGAGTCTGAACGTGTGTACCAGGCCGGCGGGTTGGCAGCGTTCCAGGCCAGCGAGCGCGAATCGGCGCGCCAGCCTCTGCATGGCGGCCCATTCAAAGGTTTCCTGGCGGCGCTCAACTTGTTGCAGCGCGAGTTTGCGGACGAAGCCTGCCCGATCCGCACAGCGCTGGTCACCGCCCGCTCGGCGCCGTCCCACGAGCGGGTGATTCGCACACTGCGCGAGTGGGATATCCGCTTGGACGAGTCGTTGTTTCTGGGTGGCCTTGAGAAGTCTGCGTTCCTGGAAGCGTTTGCCGCTGACGTCTTTTTCGATGACCAGGCCGGTCACTGCGAGAAAGCCAGGGAGGTGGTCGCCACCGGGCACGTGCCCCATGGCATCAGTAACGAGGTAAGGATCCAGGCCGAGAGTTAG
- a CDS encoding universal stress protein has product MIRSMLYATDLGLYAPYVMQHALALARTFKADLYVIHVVEPIGLFAESVLQSYLDEKALSEWQRQGMTTVMATIEQRVLDSFREELGEGEQDLKLIRSVRVIQGDPCEVILDQLRKLSIDLLIVGSHSDATAAATPLGRTAARVLQLSTVPVYMVPSLQRRRSDDA; this is encoded by the coding sequence ATGATTCGTTCGATGCTGTACGCCACGGACCTTGGCCTGTATGCGCCGTATGTGATGCAACACGCACTGGCGCTGGCGCGAACGTTCAAGGCTGACCTGTATGTGATCCACGTTGTCGAGCCGATCGGGCTGTTCGCCGAATCGGTGTTGCAGAGCTACCTTGATGAAAAGGCCTTGAGTGAATGGCAGCGCCAGGGGATGACTACGGTGATGGCGACTATCGAGCAGCGGGTGCTCGACAGTTTTCGCGAGGAGTTGGGGGAGGGCGAGCAGGACCTGAAGTTGATCCGCTCGGTACGGGTGATCCAGGGGGACCCGTGCGAGGTGATTCTCGACCAACTGCGTAAACTTTCCATCGACTTGTTGATCGTAGGAAGTCACAGCGATGCAACGGCGGCGGCCACGCCGCTTGGGCGCACCGCTGCACGGGTGTTGCAGCTGTCTACGGTGCCGGTTTACATGGTGCCGTCGTTACAACGTCGACGCAGTGATGACGCGTGA
- the cysB gene encoding HTH-type transcriptional regulator CysB, with protein MKLQQLRYIWEVAHHDLNVSATAQSLYTSQPGISKQIRLLEDELGVEVFARSGKHLTRVTPAGERIITTAGEILRKVESIKQIAQEFSNEKKGTLSIATTHTQARYALPPVIRDFIKQYPDVALHMHQGSPMQIAEMAADGTVDFAIATEALELFGDLVMMPCYRWNRCVVVPQGHPLAKLPKLTLEALAEYPIVTYVFGFTGRSKLDEAFSHRGLTPKVVFTAADADVIKTYVRLGLGVGIVAKMAVDTNLDKDLVVLDASELFESSVTKIGFRRGTFLRGFMCDFIEKFAPHLTREVMAKAIQCHNKQELEELFDGVELPVH; from the coding sequence ATGAAGCTTCAACAACTGCGCTACATCTGGGAAGTGGCGCACCACGACCTCAACGTTTCCGCTACTGCTCAAAGCCTTTACACCTCGCAACCCGGTATCAGCAAGCAGATCCGCCTGCTCGAAGATGAGTTGGGCGTGGAAGTGTTCGCACGCAGCGGCAAGCACCTCACCCGCGTCACCCCGGCTGGTGAACGCATTATCACCACCGCCGGCGAGATCCTGCGCAAAGTCGAAAGCATCAAGCAGATTGCCCAGGAGTTCTCCAACGAGAAGAAGGGCACCCTGTCGATTGCCACCACTCACACCCAGGCGCGTTATGCTCTGCCGCCGGTGATCCGCGACTTCATCAAGCAATACCCGGACGTGGCCCTGCACATGCACCAGGGTTCGCCGATGCAGATCGCCGAGATGGCTGCTGACGGCACCGTCGATTTCGCCATCGCCACCGAGGCCCTTGAGTTGTTCGGCGACCTGGTGATGATGCCGTGCTATCGCTGGAACCGCTGTGTGGTGGTGCCTCAAGGTCACCCGTTGGCCAAGCTGCCAAAGTTGACTCTGGAGGCCCTGGCGGAATACCCGATCGTGACTTACGTGTTCGGTTTCACCGGCCGCTCCAAGCTCGACGAAGCCTTCAGCCATCGCGGCCTCACGCCGAAAGTGGTCTTCACTGCCGCCGACGCCGACGTGATCAAAACGTACGTGCGCCTGGGCCTGGGCGTGGGTATCGTGGCCAAGATGGCGGTTGATACCAACCTCGACAAAGATCTGGTGGTGCTCGATGCCAGCGAGTTGTTCGAGTCCAGCGTGACCAAGATCGGCTTCCGTCGTGGCACGTTCTTGCGCGGGTTCATGTGCGACTTCATCGAGAAGTTCGCGCCACACCTGACCCGCGAAGTCATGGCCAAGGCGATCCAGTGCCATAACAAGCAGGAACTGGAAGAATTGTTCGACGGCGTTGAACTGCCCGTCCACTGA
- a CDS encoding transcription elongation factor GreAB: MNKHAVLQLILEKLCADLDVAQRAAQTAYETATHEENIAQNKYDTLGLEASYLAAGQAKRVEEIKQSLVLCQNLQLRAYDDQRGIEIGALLGLEDESGRQRWLFLAPDAAGLKVDVVGQPVTVITPRSPLGKSLLGKFEGDEVEILVAGARQLFTVTEAR; this comes from the coding sequence ATGAATAAGCATGCCGTCCTCCAGTTGATTCTGGAAAAGCTCTGCGCCGATCTCGATGTCGCCCAACGCGCCGCGCAGACCGCCTATGAAACTGCGACTCACGAAGAGAACATTGCGCAAAACAAGTACGACACCCTGGGGTTGGAGGCTTCGTATCTCGCGGCCGGCCAGGCCAAGCGGGTCGAGGAAATCAAGCAGTCGCTGGTGCTGTGCCAGAACCTGCAGTTGCGCGCCTACGATGATCAGCGAGGGATAGAAATCGGCGCATTATTGGGCCTGGAAGACGAGAGCGGTCGCCAGCGATGGCTGTTCCTGGCGCCTGATGCAGCCGGCTTGAAGGTGGATGTGGTCGGGCAACCGGTGACCGTCATCACCCCGCGCTCGCCCCTGGGCAAAAGCCTGCTGGGCAAGTTCGAAGGTGATGAGGTAGAGATTCTGGTGGCAGGCGCCCGGCAACTGTTCACGGTTACCGAGGCCCGATAA
- the earP gene encoding elongation factor P maturation arginine rhamnosyltransferase EarP, whose translation MKARWDIFCSVVDNFGDIGVTWRLARQLVAEHACDVRLWVDDLRAFERMCPEVDVQREQQWQEGVDVRHWPAEWLPTPAADVVIAAFACQLPPGYMETMAERECTPLWMNLDYLSAEDWVVGCHRLPSVKFKGVQKYFFFPGFRPGTGGLLREAKLLEQRRAFQEDAPARRQFLQSLGVFPAEDARLFSLFAYENAGLAGWLDSLSTDGRATHLLVPQGRILGDVERWLGVGGLVAGDVHQREALVIQVLAFVRQEQYDRLLWCCDFNAVRGEDSFVRAQWAGRPLLWHIYRQDEDIHLDKLDAFLELYTDALSPAAKIALVGLWQAWNTEGDMAQPWKRLLEHWPEVSQHAETWCLEQALQADLATALVQFYESWI comes from the coding sequence ATGAAAGCCCGCTGGGATATTTTTTGCAGCGTCGTCGATAACTTCGGCGACATCGGCGTGACCTGGCGCCTGGCCCGGCAATTGGTGGCGGAACATGCCTGTGACGTGCGCTTGTGGGTCGATGACCTGCGGGCCTTCGAGCGCATGTGTCCCGAGGTCGATGTGCAACGCGAGCAACAGTGGCAAGAGGGCGTCGATGTGCGTCACTGGCCAGCCGAATGGTTGCCAACGCCGGCGGCGGACGTGGTGATTGCCGCTTTCGCCTGCCAGTTACCGCCAGGCTATATGGAAACCATGGCCGAGCGTGAATGCACGCCACTGTGGATGAACCTGGATTACCTCAGCGCCGAGGACTGGGTGGTGGGCTGCCACCGCCTGCCGTCGGTGAAGTTCAAAGGGGTGCAGAAGTACTTCTTTTTCCCTGGATTCCGACCCGGTACCGGCGGTCTGCTCCGTGAAGCGAAGTTGTTGGAGCAGCGTCGGGCTTTTCAGGAGGATGCCCCTGCGCGGCGACAATTCCTGCAAAGCCTGGGTGTGTTTCCGGCTGAGGATGCGCGGCTGTTCTCACTCTTTGCCTATGAAAATGCCGGTCTCGCCGGTTGGCTGGACAGTTTGTCGACGGACGGGCGTGCCACTCATCTGTTGGTGCCGCAAGGGCGCATCCTCGGTGACGTAGAGCGCTGGCTGGGTGTCGGGGGGCTCGTCGCGGGGGATGTGCATCAGCGCGAGGCCCTGGTCATTCAGGTGCTGGCGTTTGTGCGCCAGGAGCAATATGACCGCCTGCTGTGGTGCTGCGACTTCAACGCAGTGCGTGGAGAAGACTCATTCGTCCGCGCTCAATGGGCCGGGCGCCCGTTGTTGTGGCACATCTATCGCCAGGACGAAGACATCCACCTGGATAAGCTCGATGCCTTTCTGGAGCTGTACACCGACGCCTTGTCACCCGCTGCAAAGATCGCGTTGGTCGGGCTCTGGCAAGCCTGGAACACGGAGGGGGATATGGCACAGCCTTGGAAAAGGCTGCTGGAGCACTGGCCGGAAGTTAGCCAGCACGCCGAAACGTGGTGTCTGGAACAGGCCTTGCAGGCCGATCTTGCGACGGCGCTGGTACAGTTTTATGAAAGTTGGATATGA
- a CDS encoding elongation factor P: MKTGKELKPGTVIRLENDPWLVQKAEFTKSGRNSAIMKTKLKNLLTGYKTEIVYSADDKLDDVILDRKEATLSFISGDTYTFMDTTDYTMYELNAEDIEAVLPFVEEGMEDICEAIFFEDRLVSVELPTTIVRQVDYTEGSARGDTSGKVMKPAKLKNGTELAVADFIEIGDMIEIDTREGGSYKGRAKK, translated from the coding sequence ATGAAAACTGGTAAAGAACTGAAACCCGGTACAGTGATCCGTCTCGAAAACGACCCTTGGCTGGTTCAGAAAGCTGAGTTCACCAAGTCTGGTCGTAACAGCGCAATCATGAAGACCAAGCTGAAGAACCTGCTGACCGGTTACAAGACCGAGATCGTCTACAGCGCCGACGACAAACTGGACGACGTGATCCTCGACCGCAAAGAAGCGACCCTGTCCTTCATCAGCGGCGACACCTACACGTTCATGGACACCACCGACTACACCATGTACGAGCTGAACGCTGAAGATATCGAAGCCGTTCTGCCGTTCGTGGAAGAAGGCATGGAAGACATCTGCGAAGCTATCTTCTTTGAAGACCGCCTGGTTTCCGTAGAGCTGCCGACCACCATCGTGCGTCAGGTTGACTACACCGAAGGTTCCGCTCGCGGTGACACTTCGGGCAAGGTGATGAAGCCTGCCAAACTGAAAAACGGTACCGAACTGGCTGTTGCAGATTTCATCGAAATCGGCGACATGATCGAGATCGACACCCGTGAAGGTGGTTCGTACAAAGGTCGCGCCAAGAAGTAA
- a CDS encoding alpha/beta hydrolase: MNLVGKALAGTLLALSITHAYAAGGEVEHNTQAFLDVLNAGTGKPIEQMTPKDARAVLAGAQAGVKLTLPEAEVSRKTIQVDGKPLNLVIVRPAGLKGTLPVFMFFHGGGWVLGDYPTHERLVRDLVVGSGAAAVFVDYTPSPEARYPVAINQAYAATKWVAEHGKEINVDGSRLAVAGNSVGGNMAAVVSLMAKDKGTPAIKFQLLLWPVTDANFETASYNQYAEGHFLTKNMMKWFWDNYTTDANQRADIYASPLRATAAQLKGLPPAMVQTASADVLRDEGEAYARKLDEAGVPVTAVRYNGMIHDYGLLNVVSQVPAVRSALLQASEELKQHLK; the protein is encoded by the coding sequence ATGAATCTAGTTGGAAAAGCACTCGCCGGCACCTTGCTTGCCCTGTCCATCACCCATGCCTACGCGGCTGGTGGTGAAGTTGAACACAACACCCAAGCCTTTCTGGACGTGTTGAATGCCGGCACCGGCAAACCGATAGAACAAATGACGCCCAAGGACGCCCGTGCAGTACTGGCCGGTGCCCAGGCCGGTGTGAAACTGACCCTGCCTGAGGCCGAAGTCAGCCGCAAGACCATTCAGGTCGATGGCAAGCCGCTGAACCTGGTTATCGTGCGTCCGGCCGGGCTCAAGGGCACGTTGCCGGTGTTCATGTTCTTCCACGGCGGCGGCTGGGTACTTGGTGACTACCCGACTCATGAACGCTTGGTGCGGGATCTGGTGGTGGGCTCGGGCGCTGCGGCGGTCTTCGTCGACTACACACCCTCACCTGAGGCCCGTTACCCGGTGGCGATCAACCAGGCGTATGCCGCCACCAAATGGGTGGCCGAGCATGGCAAGGAAATCAATGTTGACGGCTCACGCCTGGCGGTAGCGGGTAACAGTGTCGGCGGCAACATGGCCGCCGTGGTGAGCCTGATGGCCAAGGACAAGGGCACCCCGGCGATCAAGTTCCAACTGCTGCTGTGGCCGGTGACTGACGCCAACTTTGAGACAGCGTCCTACAACCAGTACGCCGAAGGGCACTTCCTCACCAAGAACATGATGAAGTGGTTCTGGGACAACTACACCACCGACGCCAACCAGCGCGCCGACATCTACGCTTCGCCGCTGCGGGCCACGGCCGCGCAACTCAAGGGCCTGCCGCCCGCGATGGTGCAGACCGCGAGCGCCGACGTACTGCGTGATGAGGGTGAAGCCTATGCCCGCAAACTGGATGAAGCCGGTGTGCCGGTAACCGCCGTGCGCTACAACGGCATGATCCACGACTACGGTTTGTTGAACGTGGTGAGCCAAGTGCCGGCGGTGCGCTCGGCCCTGCTGCAGGCATCCGAGGAGCTCAAGCAACACCTGAAGTAA
- a CDS encoding organic hydroperoxide resistance protein yields MQTLYTAVATATGGRDGRAVSSDNILDVKLSTPKELGGAGGQATNPEQLFAAGYSACFIGALKFVASQTQRKIPDNALVTAHVGIGQIPGGFGLDIDLLVTLPGLSLDEAHSLVDAAHQVCPYSNATRGNVDVRLQVIV; encoded by the coding sequence ATGCAAACGCTCTATACCGCAGTAGCCACCGCCACCGGCGGCCGTGATGGTCGCGCTGTGTCCAGCGACAATATCCTTGACGTCAAACTCTCCACGCCTAAGGAATTGGGCGGCGCAGGCGGCCAGGCCACCAACCCGGAACAACTGTTCGCCGCCGGCTATTCGGCCTGCTTTATCGGCGCGTTGAAATTTGTCGCCAGCCAGACCCAACGCAAAATCCCGGACAACGCCTTGGTCACTGCGCACGTTGGCATCGGCCAGATCCCTGGCGGTTTTGGCCTGGACATCGACCTGCTCGTCACTCTGCCGGGCCTGTCCCTGGATGAGGCGCACAGCCTGGTCGACGCCGCTCACCAAGTCTGCCCGTACTCCAACGCCACCCGCGGCAACGTCGACGTACGCCTGCAAGTAATCGTCTAA